DNA sequence from the Dethiosulfovibrio salsuginis genome:
TAACCGCTACGATTCCCGATTCACCTATGGCCCTCAGGATATCGCCTTTGCCCTCCGGCACGGTCATCTTCCTCCTTCTACTTGGTCTGTTCCGTCTATAAGCTTGGAGATATTCTCCGCCGCTTTCTTGACCGCCTCTCCCAGGGACGGCACGTCCCCTTCGTCCAGCCTGTAGGCCGGGATAGAGACGCTTATGGCCCCTATGGGGCGATGCTTTCCCCTCAGGATGGCCGAGCCTATACACCTTATGCCTTCCTCGTTTTCCTGGTTTTCCCAGCCGTAGCCCCTGAGCCGTATATCGTCCAAAAGGGCCTCCAGTTCCTCCCTTGTGGCTATGGTGGAGGTCGTCTTTTTCTCGAAAGTCGCTTTTTCCAGGTAGCTATCAAGAGATTCTTTATCCATAGCCGCCATTATGGACCGACCGGCGGCGGTGGTGTGGAGGCAGAGCTCCGCCCCTATGCGGGACCTCATGC
Encoded proteins:
- a CDS encoding IclR family transcriptional regulator, giving the protein MSENGGIRVLERALGVLDHMARTPGRTGITDIAEGTGLPKATVHRILQTLGNKKVVVQGDDGGYSIGPAVLYWSDSFRARSVLPHLAHPVIKKLWEATKETVHLTAYDGETAYYVDKLESPHPVGMRSRIGAELCLHTTAAGRSIMAAMDKESLDSYLEKATFEKKTTSTIATREELEALLDDIRLRGYGWENQENEEGIRCIGSAILRGKHRPIGAISVSIPAYRLDEGDVPSLGEAVKKAAENISKLIDGTDQVEGGR